Proteins encoded within one genomic window of Oceanispirochaeta sp.:
- a CDS encoding tripartite tricarboxylate transporter TctB family protein: protein MSLSVLPSLLFFVLGLVYTTATVMLPDASIGRAYEPKIFPFMLGFILLVLSLGLIARELKEVRGKNEKESAPPFYKESGFNKILMTCVFAVLYALIFNKAGYVISTIIFLELELILFNGKENWKVNTAVALVFSLFIYIIFSKVLGVFLPLTPGLWI, encoded by the coding sequence GTGAGTTTATCTGTTTTACCATCCCTGCTTTTTTTTGTGCTGGGTCTGGTGTATACGACGGCCACCGTCATGCTGCCCGATGCTTCCATAGGCCGGGCATATGAGCCGAAAATTTTCCCTTTTATGCTGGGATTCATTCTTCTTGTACTGTCCCTCGGTCTGATTGCCCGAGAACTGAAAGAAGTCCGTGGAAAGAATGAAAAAGAGTCGGCCCCACCCTTTTATAAAGAATCCGGTTTCAATAAAATCCTGATGACCTGTGTATTTGCCGTGCTGTATGCCCTGATTTTTAACAAGGCCGGCTATGTCATCAGTACCATTATTTTTCTGGAACTGGAACTGATTTTATTCAATGGAAAAGAAAACTGGAAAGTGAATACGGCTGTGGCTCTGGTCTTCAGTCTGTTTATCTATATTATATTTTCAAAAGTCCTGGGTGTTTTCCTTCCCTTAACACCCGGACTATGGATCTGA
- a CDS encoding tripartite tricarboxylate transporter permease, which yields MDTLGFLLDGFMVALTPANLMWVTIGGLLGTIIGMLPGLGPATGVAVLLPLTFSMGPTAALITMGGVYYGAMFGGSRASILINTPGDGAAVAATFDGYPMTQQGRAESALAISAISSFFGGIFATVCMVAIAIPVARFALKFGPAEYFMLFLFALSATAAMSEGNRLKGFIATIFGLMIATIGIDGQSGVIRFSMGILELQSGIDFLIIIIAVYALGEVFKSFKNIDSGKAKVQTNFGKIWISMEDWKRSVWPILRSAPLGFFVGALPGAGGTMASLMAYNNEKQLSKHPEEFGEGAIEGLAAPESANNAASVGAMIPMLTLGIPGSGTTAVMMGALLLLGQQPGPMLFQQQPLIVWGLIASMFIGNIILAVINIPLAGVLVRVLSVPPKILYPIVLGLSFVGAYAISYSVMDFYILVIFGLVGYFMSKAKFPTTPMILAVIVGNNMEQSFRRAYKIADGDVGIFFGSPICLILFTLTIISIFYPLLRGYFIKRKAGKA from the coding sequence ATGGATACATTAGGATTTTTGCTGGACGGATTCATGGTAGCCCTGACCCCTGCTAATCTCATGTGGGTCACCATAGGCGGTCTTCTGGGAACCATCATCGGCATGCTTCCCGGACTGGGCCCGGCCACGGGTGTGGCCGTTCTTCTGCCGCTGACATTTTCCATGGGCCCTACCGCCGCACTCATCACCATGGGCGGTGTTTATTACGGAGCCATGTTCGGAGGCTCAAGGGCATCCATACTGATCAACACCCCCGGGGATGGTGCGGCGGTTGCCGCGACATTTGACGGCTACCCCATGACACAACAGGGGCGGGCAGAATCGGCTCTTGCCATCTCGGCGATATCCTCCTTTTTCGGTGGTATATTTGCGACCGTCTGTATGGTGGCCATCGCCATCCCTGTTGCCAGATTCGCTCTTAAATTCGGCCCGGCGGAATACTTTATGCTCTTCCTGTTTGCCCTGTCTGCAACGGCAGCCATGTCAGAAGGCAACCGTCTCAAAGGTTTTATAGCAACGATTTTTGGACTGATGATCGCTACCATTGGTATTGACGGCCAGTCCGGCGTCATCCGATTTTCCATGGGCATCCTGGAGCTGCAGAGCGGCATCGACTTCCTCATCATCATCATCGCCGTCTATGCTCTGGGAGAGGTGTTCAAAAGCTTCAAGAATATCGATTCGGGGAAAGCCAAGGTTCAGACGAACTTTGGAAAGATCTGGATCAGCATGGAAGACTGGAAACGTTCTGTATGGCCGATCCTGAGAAGTGCCCCCCTCGGATTCTTCGTGGGTGCCCTCCCGGGAGCCGGAGGAACCATGGCCTCTCTCATGGCTTACAACAACGAAAAGCAGTTATCCAAACATCCTGAGGAATTCGGAGAGGGGGCCATAGAGGGCCTTGCAGCTCCCGAGTCGGCCAATAATGCGGCCTCTGTAGGAGCCATGATCCCCATGCTGACCCTGGGAATCCCCGGTTCGGGAACCACCGCCGTCATGATGGGAGCCCTTCTCCTTCTGGGTCAGCAGCCCGGGCCGATGCTCTTTCAGCAGCAGCCCCTGATTGTCTGGGGTCTCATTGCCAGTATGTTCATCGGAAACATCATCCTGGCGGTCATAAACATTCCATTGGCGGGTGTTCTGGTTCGTGTCCTGTCCGTTCCTCCCAAGATCCTCTACCCCATTGTACTGGGTCTGTCTTTTGTGGGAGCCTATGCCATCAGCTACAGTGTCATGGATTTTTACATACTGGTCATTTTCGGACTGGTGGGATATTTCATGAGTAAGGCAAAATTCCCGACAACACCTATGATCCTGGCGGTCATCGTCGGGAACAATATGGAGCAGTCTTTCCGAAGAGCCTATAAGATTGCAGACGGAGACGTGGGCATCTTCTTTGGCTCTCCCATCTGCCTGATCCTGTTCACATTAACCATCATTTCCATCTTCTACCCCCTGCTCAGAGGGTATTTCATCAAGAGAAAGGCTGGAAAAGCCTGA
- a CDS encoding ABC transporter substrate-binding protein: MKQKRIHILLILSLLSTALFATGKQETIDAPDMVKGPILVASKIDTEGALLGNIIRLVLENGGFEVVDKISFGPTDVVRRAIISGEIDIYPDYTGNGAFFFNQSDSELWKDRQKGFEQVKKLDFETNKLVWLTPAPANNTWAICVRQDLAESEGLKSLEDLAAYVNRGGELKLAGSEEFASRPDSLPAFEKAYGFKLENKQLLILAGGNTSQTEQAAARKTEGVNAAMAYGTDGQLAALGLVVLEDSLGVQPVYEPAPIIRSEVYIKYPEIENLLKNVFESLDLVTLQTLNSSIAVEGRNAADVAEEYLKENGFID, from the coding sequence ATGAAACAAAAAAGAATTCATATATTATTAATCCTGTCCCTATTGAGCACAGCTCTGTTTGCCACAGGCAAACAGGAAACAATAGATGCTCCGGATATGGTTAAAGGACCGATTCTGGTCGCTTCAAAAATAGATACAGAAGGTGCCCTGCTGGGCAATATCATCCGTCTCGTATTGGAAAACGGCGGATTTGAAGTAGTGGATAAGATTTCATTCGGTCCCACCGACGTGGTCCGCCGGGCCATCATCAGCGGAGAGATTGACATATATCCAGACTATACGGGAAACGGAGCCTTCTTTTTTAATCAGAGTGATTCGGAGCTCTGGAAGGATCGGCAGAAAGGATTTGAACAGGTCAAAAAGCTGGACTTTGAAACAAACAAACTGGTCTGGCTGACTCCGGCACCGGCCAACAATACCTGGGCTATCTGTGTCCGACAGGACCTTGCCGAATCGGAAGGGCTGAAAAGTCTGGAAGATCTGGCGGCCTATGTGAACAGAGGGGGCGAGCTGAAACTGGCAGGATCCGAAGAATTTGCCTCACGTCCGGATTCTCTGCCGGCCTTTGAAAAGGCTTACGGTTTCAAGCTGGAGAATAAGCAGCTCCTGATACTGGCGGGTGGAAACACCTCACAAACAGAACAGGCGGCAGCACGGAAGACAGAGGGAGTCAATGCGGCCATGGCTTATGGAACAGACGGCCAGCTGGCGGCTTTGGGGCTGGTGGTTCTGGAAGATTCCCTGGGAGTACAACCTGTGTATGAACCGGCCCCCATCATCAGGTCTGAAGTTTATATAAAGTATCCTGAGATTGAAAATCTTTTGAAAAATGTGTTTGAATCTCTGGACCTTGTCACCCTGCAGACTCTGAACTCAAGCATAGCAGTGGAAGGAAGGAATGCTGCGGATGTGGCCGAAGAATATCTGAAAGAGAACGGGTTCATAGACTAA
- a CDS encoding ABC transporter permease, whose translation MSEELKPDSGKAAAPGIITGVAAVFFNFIVLKENRVVEGTGHRLFQSTSPWLWGLILLLLLIVFLMCRLKNLSGTLMDRTLKGAGIVLMGLTLLALSQWGIIYPIDQYPYGRISPSTGAWLLLLSSYLLINAGGGTGQSRGEKLLHILPWILISFFVFSGSLSDLGIFKEFENEKRRFRTELGGHLYITLRSVSQAVIIGIPMGILAWKNKKTTASIFGVINSLQTIPSLALFGLLIPPLAWLSFRYPALREMGFKGVGQTPAIIALTLYALLPIVRNTYTSLSVIEDRLLDAGRGMGMTPGQLFFRIELPIGLPVILSGIRVAMVQTTGNATVAALIGAGGLGFFVFRGLEQAAPDLILMGVIPIMLLVIVLDKLMGLLVKLFTPKGLETLYDSI comes from the coding sequence ATGTCTGAAGAACTAAAACCTGATTCTGGAAAAGCGGCGGCTCCGGGAATAATCACCGGGGTTGCCGCGGTTTTTTTTAACTTCATCGTCCTCAAAGAAAACCGGGTGGTTGAAGGCACAGGGCATAGGCTCTTTCAGTCTACTTCCCCCTGGCTTTGGGGGCTCATCCTCCTCCTGTTATTAATAGTATTTCTCATGTGCAGACTGAAAAACCTATCCGGGACACTCATGGACAGAACCCTCAAAGGGGCAGGTATAGTTCTTATGGGGCTGACACTGCTCGCCCTGTCCCAATGGGGGATTATTTACCCGATAGATCAGTATCCCTATGGCCGCATCAGTCCTTCAACAGGAGCCTGGCTCCTTTTGTTATCCTCTTATCTTTTAATCAATGCAGGGGGGGGTACAGGACAATCCCGGGGAGAAAAACTGCTGCACATTCTTCCCTGGATTCTAATATCCTTCTTTGTTTTCAGTGGCAGCCTGTCGGATCTGGGTATTTTCAAAGAATTTGAAAATGAGAAACGCCGCTTTCGGACAGAACTGGGCGGGCACCTCTACATCACCCTGCGCTCTGTCAGTCAGGCGGTAATCATCGGGATTCCTATGGGGATACTGGCCTGGAAGAACAAAAAAACAACTGCCTCCATTTTCGGAGTGATCAACTCACTCCAGACTATCCCCTCTCTGGCCCTCTTTGGATTGTTGATTCCGCCCCTGGCCTGGTTGTCCTTCCGTTATCCCGCTCTCAGGGAGATGGGGTTTAAAGGTGTCGGCCAGACACCCGCCATAATCGCCCTCACCCTTTACGCTCTCCTGCCCATTGTCCGGAATACCTATACCAGCTTGAGCGTGATTGAAGACCGCCTTCTTGATGCCGGCCGAGGCATGGGGATGACTCCAGGGCAGCTGTTTTTCAGGATTGAGCTGCCCATCGGCCTGCCCGTCATACTCAGCGGAATCAGGGTAGCCATGGTGCAGACGACCGGAAATGCCACAGTAGCAGCCCTTATCGGGGCCGGCGGCCTGGGTTTTTTTGTGTTTCGCGGCCTGGAGCAGGCGGCCCCCGATCTGATTCTAATGGGAGTGATTCCCATCATGCTCCTGGTGATTGTTCTGGACAAACTGATGGGCCTGCTCGTTAAACTATTCACACCAAAAGGCCTGGAGACACTCTATGATTCAATTTGA
- a CDS encoding ABC transporter ATP-binding protein: MIQFENVSKWYGSHKALDRIDMKLPQGKTSILLGPSGCGKSTTLRLINKLIIPEEGTIRIDGQDIREMNSEGLRRSMGYVIQSIALLPHMTVEENISLVPDLLKWTMQKKENRTLELLDMIGLEPGRYRNKFPFQLSGGEAQRIGVARALAADPPFLLMDEPFGAVDPLNRESLQNEFISIQRKLKKTVVFVTHDLEEAVRLGDHITVLKEGVIQQTGSPAEILGHPRNDFIKEFVGSDRILKLLNYYLAENFMTKEGWENNPPLSTPFLSGTDSLKTALSLMLETGLDRLPVENKESGSRGYLDRKTIEALGIQEEEKP; encoded by the coding sequence ATGATTCAATTTGAAAACGTCAGCAAATGGTACGGGTCTCACAAGGCGCTGGACCGTATCGATATGAAGCTTCCCCAGGGCAAGACCAGCATACTCCTGGGACCGTCAGGCTGCGGAAAGTCAACCACCCTCCGCTTGATCAACAAGCTGATCATTCCTGAGGAAGGAACCATCCGTATTGACGGTCAGGATATCAGGGAGATGAATAGTGAAGGACTCAGGAGGAGCATGGGTTATGTGATTCAAAGCATTGCCCTGTTGCCCCATATGACTGTAGAAGAAAATATTTCCCTTGTCCCGGACCTGCTGAAATGGACGATGCAGAAAAAGGAAAACCGAACCCTGGAACTGCTGGACATGATTGGACTGGAACCCGGGCGGTACAGGAACAAGTTTCCTTTTCAGCTTTCAGGGGGAGAGGCACAAAGGATCGGTGTGGCCAGAGCCCTGGCGGCAGACCCGCCCTTTCTATTAATGGACGAACCTTTCGGGGCAGTGGACCCCCTCAACAGAGAATCCCTGCAGAATGAATTCATCTCCATTCAGAGGAAGCTGAAAAAAACAGTTGTCTTTGTCACCCATGACCTGGAAGAAGCAGTCCGTCTGGGCGATCATATTACAGTTCTCAAGGAAGGCGTCATTCAACAGACCGGCAGTCCTGCAGAGATTCTGGGACATCCCCGCAATGATTTCATTAAGGAATTTGTCGGCTCCGATCGTATCCTGAAACTTCTCAATTACTATCTTGCTGAAAATTTCATGACTAAAGAGGGATGGGAGAACAATCCGCCCCTGTCCACTCCCTTCCTGTCCGGCACCGACAGCCTTAAAACAGCCCTCTCTCTTATGCTTGAAACCGGACTGGACAGGCTTCCTGTAGAAAACAAAGAATCTGGTTCCCGGGGATACCTGGATCGAAAGACGATTGAAGCCCTGGGAATTCAGGAAGAAGAAAAACCATGA
- a CDS encoding ABC transporter permease gives MKSKFQKTALILIGVFFLLFIFLPDFALSLLRILFPSEPDRLYSRSSLSRLLLEHIFVVIVSESLAILLGTGLGIFVTRPRGKAYLPLVQSLASMVQTFPPTAVLALAIPLAGYGFKPVIIALFLYSSFPIISNTVSGLGSVPKDLIDASRGLGMKEGQILIRTEIPLAAAVILAGIRTSTIINIGTATIGAVAGAGGLGNVLMAGLIHNNGAYIFTGALCAALLAFFADRAFAGVDRRLKRKVA, from the coding sequence ATGAAGAGTAAATTCCAGAAGACAGCATTAATCCTGATAGGAGTATTTTTTCTCCTTTTTATCTTCCTCCCGGATTTTGCCTTGTCCCTACTGAGAATACTCTTCCCCTCCGAGCCCGACAGGTTATACAGCCGGTCTTCTCTCTCCCGTCTCCTCTTAGAGCATATTTTTGTGGTGATTGTCTCTGAGTCTCTGGCCATCCTTCTGGGGACGGGCCTCGGGATTTTTGTGACCCGTCCCCGGGGAAAAGCCTACCTTCCACTGGTTCAATCTCTGGCATCCATGGTTCAGACATTTCCACCTACTGCCGTCCTGGCCCTGGCGATTCCACTGGCGGGATACGGATTTAAACCGGTGATTATCGCTCTCTTTCTATACAGCTCCTTCCCCATTATCAGCAACACCGTGAGCGGTCTGGGGAGTGTACCGAAAGATCTCATTGATGCCTCCAGAGGACTGGGGATGAAGGAAGGGCAGATTCTGATCAGAACAGAAATCCCCCTGGCTGCAGCGGTGATTCTGGCGGGGATTAGAACCAGTACAATCATCAACATAGGGACAGCCACTATCGGGGCAGTGGCCGGAGCCGGAGGACTGGGCAATGTCCTGATGGCAGGACTGATACACAACAATGGTGCCTATATATTCACTGGAGCCCTCTGTGCCGCTCTTCTGGCTTTCTTTGCAGACAGGGCTTTTGCCGGAGTAGATAGAAGACTTAAAAGAAAAGTGGCTTAA
- a CDS encoding PspC domain-containing protein — protein sequence MEIHRSHNGLFLGVCDGLAESLGIPAKYFRLLFIITALLFRTWFVLAFYLLAALLMPVENNEEWKIQENFESLSRDAKLKAQEEYQELMETIRKNRKGEKTRGTE from the coding sequence ATGGAAATTCACAGATCTCACAATGGTCTCTTTTTAGGAGTATGTGATGGTTTGGCAGAATCCCTGGGGATTCCAGCCAAATATTTTAGATTACTCTTCATCATTACAGCCTTGCTCTTTCGGACATGGTTTGTCCTGGCTTTCTATCTACTGGCCGCCCTGCTCATGCCTGTCGAAAACAATGAAGAATGGAAAATCCAGGAGAACTTTGAGTCCCTCAGTCGTGATGCAAAACTGAAGGCTCAGGAAGAATATCAGGAATTGATGGAGACAATCCGAAAGAACAGAAAGGGAGAGAAAACCAGAGGAACCGAATAG
- the yqeC gene encoding selenium cofactor biosynthesis protein YqeC — MRQRQQLLSALLNLKRGNRLALVGGGGKTSILYTLAGENLLGLGLYTTTTKMFDPTMENHPFHRLLTDWQGEDCPVPESEAESCFVAAGRIPGDNPKVQGLSNKRIESWKSLEVWPILVIEADGAAGRPVKAPREGEPVIPGSVNRVLGCIGLDALGKKIESPWVHCSDLFQKRFCRREQKRVDPECLLELIRHPEGLFQNAPKGAEKTVVFNKTDCLDSRYEIDLLLDRFRQEIPSINFLGVSLKLNLFRT, encoded by the coding sequence ATGAGACAGAGACAACAACTCTTATCTGCCCTCCTGAACCTGAAAAGAGGTAACCGCCTGGCTCTGGTGGGAGGCGGAGGAAAGACCAGTATCCTCTATACTCTGGCCGGGGAGAACCTCCTGGGCCTGGGCCTGTATACAACAACCACAAAGATGTTTGATCCAACAATGGAAAACCACCCCTTCCATCGCCTGCTGACGGACTGGCAGGGAGAGGACTGCCCGGTGCCTGAATCTGAGGCTGAAAGCTGTTTTGTGGCAGCAGGAAGGATCCCCGGTGACAATCCCAAAGTACAGGGCTTGTCAAACAAGAGGATTGAGAGCTGGAAAAGTCTGGAAGTCTGGCCTATTCTGGTTATCGAGGCGGATGGCGCCGCAGGCAGACCGGTCAAGGCTCCCCGGGAGGGAGAACCGGTTATTCCCGGATCAGTAAACAGAGTCCTGGGGTGTATCGGTCTGGATGCTCTGGGAAAAAAAATAGAATCCCCCTGGGTACATTGTTCTGATCTGTTCCAAAAACGATTCTGCAGGAGGGAGCAGAAACGGGTTGACCCGGAGTGCCTTCTGGAGCTGATAAGACATCCCGAGGGACTTTTTCAGAATGCTCCCAAAGGAGCGGAAAAGACTGTGGTTTTTAATAAAACAGACTGTCTGGATTCCAGATATGAAATAGACCTGCTGTTAGACAGATTCAGACAGGAGATCCCCTCGATAAATTTCCTGGGGGTATCACTAAAATTAAATTTATTCAGGACCTGA